A stretch of the Thiomicrospira pelophila DSM 1534 genome encodes the following:
- a CDS encoding RDD family protein: MLKAKIIFALFYDLLLLFAIWFVAAIPFVIWQGEGFESQPMTLLAFQIYLLGVSYIYLSYFWLQTGQTPGLRSWKLRLVRTDNYLLTRRDATIRFVLSLFSIITLGFGWLWLWFSKNNQSLHDQLSFTHIVDTTDSAI, from the coding sequence ATGCTTAAAGCTAAAATTATTTTTGCCCTATTTTACGACCTGCTATTACTATTCGCTATTTGGTTTGTGGCGGCGATACCCTTTGTCATCTGGCAAGGAGAGGGGTTTGAAAGCCAGCCGATGACCTTACTCGCTTTTCAAATTTACCTACTGGGTGTCAGCTATATTTATTTGAGTTATTTTTGGTTACAGACTGGTCAAACACCTGGATTACGGAGTTGGAAATTGCGTCTGGTTCGAACTGACAACTACTTGCTTACCCGTCGCGATGCAACCATAAGATTTGTATTGAGCTTATTTTCCATCATCACACTTGGCTTCGGCTGGTTGTGGTTATGGTTCAGCAAAAACAACCAAAGTTTGCACGATCAACTATCTTTCACTCACATTGTTGATACAACAGATTCAGCTATATAA
- the serB gene encoding phosphoserine phosphatase SerB: MSTIIIHTQTLNFEQIKSFERLYGKPYQHAQHYKIETDKPINSVELADLSKELNLDLNVLPTGFNPAEVKLVISDMDSTLIAIECIDEIADMMDLKPQVSEITEAAMRGELNFEESLTQRVSLLKGLDIQALQKVYDERLTLNLGAEKCLAGLKQKNIKFALVSGGFDFFTDRLKQTLNLDFARANKLKIAQDQLTGQIDGSIIGAQAKADFLLELCEQLEIKPNQVIAVGDGANDLLMMSQAGLSIAYHAKPKVQQQASCSLNYRGLDAILDFVN, from the coding sequence ATGTCGACTATTATAATTCACACACAGACCCTAAACTTTGAACAGATAAAAAGCTTCGAACGCCTTTATGGCAAACCCTATCAACACGCCCAACATTATAAAATTGAAACAGATAAACCTATTAACTCAGTGGAGTTGGCTGACCTATCAAAAGAACTTAATTTGGATCTGAATGTCCTGCCTACAGGATTTAATCCTGCTGAAGTCAAACTGGTCATTAGTGACATGGATTCAACCTTGATCGCAATTGAGTGCATTGATGAAATTGCTGATATGATGGATCTAAAACCCCAGGTGTCAGAAATTACAGAAGCCGCCATGCGGGGCGAGCTTAACTTTGAAGAGTCCCTCACACAGCGTGTCTCTTTATTAAAAGGTTTGGATATTCAAGCGCTGCAAAAAGTATACGATGAACGCTTAACACTGAACCTAGGAGCAGAAAAGTGTTTAGCCGGTTTAAAGCAAAAAAACATAAAATTTGCTCTAGTATCCGGTGGCTTTGACTTTTTTACTGATCGTTTAAAACAAACATTAAATTTAGATTTTGCACGCGCTAATAAACTAAAAATCGCTCAAGATCAGCTCACTGGTCAAATTGACGGTTCAATTATTGGAGCACAAGCAAAAGCGGATTTTTTACTCGAACTCTGTGAACAATTAGAAATAAAACCAAATCAAGTGATAGCGGTTGGTGATGGTGCAAACGATTTACTTATGATGTCTCAGGCCGGTTTAAGCATTGCTTATCATGCCAAGCCAAAAGTTCAGCAACAGGCTAGCTGTTCACTCAATTATCGAGGCTTAGACGCAATTTTGGATTTCGTTAACTAA
- a CDS encoding MBL fold metallo-hydrolase has translation MKRRDLLKSAFGLTAGLAGFSVMKPVYSADDWVEKGPDMPNVPITKVTNRCYYFLAQDGEPSPSNQGFFSNPGFIVTSEGVMVVDTGGSLQIGEMLVRQIKTVTDKPVVKVINTHIHGDHWLGNQAFVDAYPDVEIYSHPKVIQQVKDGAGEFWVGFMSRNTNNATAGTAVTPPTKELHGGETIKMGDTTFKIHYLGKVHTDSDLAVEVVEDKILYSGDMMMRRVANMADGSFPGSISAMEELANMDIKTFIPGHGLHDGKALVKEQKEFFEVIYNTVGKYYDEGLSDFEIKPKIEAHPFMQKVASKWPGYEHTIGRFVSDAYHEFEMSLFS, from the coding sequence ATGAAGCGTCGTGATTTATTAAAGTCAGCCTTTGGTCTGACCGCTGGTTTAGCTGGTTTTTCGGTGATGAAGCCGGTTTATTCGGCCGATGATTGGGTAGAAAAAGGTCCAGATATGCCAAATGTACCCATCACAAAAGTAACCAATCGCTGTTATTACTTTTTAGCCCAGGATGGTGAACCATCCCCTTCAAACCAAGGCTTTTTTAGTAATCCGGGTTTTATCGTTACCTCTGAAGGCGTAATGGTTGTGGATACAGGCGGCTCGCTGCAAATTGGCGAAATGTTAGTTCGTCAGATTAAAACCGTAACCGATAAGCCAGTTGTTAAGGTGATTAATACACATATTCATGGTGATCATTGGCTAGGTAATCAGGCGTTTGTTGATGCTTACCCTGATGTTGAAATTTACTCGCATCCAAAAGTGATCCAGCAAGTTAAAGACGGTGCCGGTGAATTTTGGGTTGGCTTTATGAGTCGTAACACCAATAACGCGACTGCAGGAACAGCGGTAACGCCTCCGACTAAAGAGTTGCATGGTGGTGAAACGATTAAAATGGGTGATACTACATTTAAAATTCATTACTTGGGTAAGGTGCACACGGACTCGGATTTAGCGGTTGAAGTGGTTGAAGATAAGATTTTGTATAGTGGTGATATGATGATGCGTCGTGTTGCGAACATGGCGGATGGCAGTTTTCCAGGCTCTATTTCTGCAATGGAAGAGCTGGCAAATATGGATATTAAAACCTTTATTCCTGGGCACGGCTTGCACGACGGTAAAGCTTTAGTAAAAGAACAAAAAGAGTTTTTTGAAGTGATATATAACACGGTTGGCAAGTATTATGACGAAGGTTTGTCGGATTTTGAAATCAAACCGAAAATTGAAGCCCATCCATTTATGCAAAAGGTGGCTAGTAAGTGGCCTGGTTATGAGCATACAATTGGCCGTTTCGTAAGTGATGCTTACCATGAGTTTGAAATGAGTTTATTTTCATGA
- the exbB gene encoding TonB-system energizer ExbB yields the protein MQNIHLYLDITFFSILGLMGFLAIWITLERLFLYRRLDVKAFNHIELLNIEITKNLTTLSTIGANAPYVGLLGTVIGILITFYEIGQQDSLETSVIMTGLALALKLTAAGIAVAIPALMAYNGLLRRVDVLQAHYKVHQDQ from the coding sequence ATGCAAAATATACACCTCTACCTAGACATCACTTTTTTTAGCATTTTAGGCTTGATGGGGTTTCTGGCCATCTGGATCACACTAGAGCGACTATTTTTATATCGCCGCTTGGATGTTAAGGCCTTTAACCATATAGAGCTGCTCAATATTGAAATCACAAAAAACCTCACCACCCTCTCAACCATAGGTGCCAACGCACCTTATGTTGGACTTTTGGGTACAGTCATCGGCATATTAATTACTTTTTACGAAATAGGCCAACAAGACAGCCTCGAAACCTCTGTCATCATGACTGGTCTAGCACTCGCACTTAAACTAACCGCCGCTGGTATTGCGGTCGCAATTCCAGCCTTAATGGCCTACAACGGTCTTTTGCGTCGAGTGGATGTTTTACAGGCACACTATAAAGTCCACCAGGATCAATAA
- a CDS encoding ExbD/TolR family protein, translating to MKRFDSMNVVPLIDVMLVLLAIVLLTASFIVNDKLDIQLPKTEHTSTYDPDNEDKLNISIDQHGQFYWDGEEVNSEQFGQQLNQLEASTHIQLRVDQLVEFRHFVRLMDMLKRQQHDNLTILTERKQP from the coding sequence ATGAAGCGTTTTGATTCAATGAACGTTGTACCACTTATTGACGTCATGTTGGTTTTGTTAGCGATCGTGTTACTCACAGCATCCTTTATCGTGAATGATAAACTCGATATTCAACTGCCAAAAACCGAACATACCAGCACGTATGATCCAGATAATGAAGACAAACTGAATATATCCATTGATCAACACGGCCAATTTTATTGGGATGGCGAGGAAGTTAATAGCGAGCAGTTTGGCCAGCAACTCAATCAACTTGAGGCTAGCACTCATATTCAATTACGCGTTGATCAGCTCGTGGAATTTCGCCATTTTGTCCGTTTAATGGACATGCTTAAACGCCAGCAACATGACAATTTAACGATTCTGACGGAACGCAAGCAGCCGTGA
- a CDS encoding energy transducer TonB, with protein MKLNDSVKAFILTLLIYALLTVAVLLWFFRSEETPIVSTESSVPVTLNMFEMPEPEPQPEPEPQPEPEPQPEPEPQPEPEPQPEPEPQPEPEPQPEPEPQPEPEPQPEPEPQPEPEPQPEPEPQPEPEPQPEPEPQPEPEPQPEPEPQPPQPEPEPQPEPEPQPEPEPLAPQFSQSEIDQAEKRYLSELATTLMRHAQDTYPTMAKRRNWQGRVILRFTTRADGSITNISVVDSSGKQILDEAALSIFTERMQMFFKAFPEEIQRKEWRHTVPIEYKLR; from the coding sequence GTGAAATTAAACGATTCGGTTAAAGCTTTTATCCTCACCCTCCTTATTTATGCGTTGCTCACGGTAGCGGTTCTGCTATGGTTTTTTAGGTCAGAAGAAACACCAATAGTCAGCACCGAAAGTTCGGTACCTGTTACGCTCAATATGTTTGAGATGCCTGAGCCGGAACCTCAGCCCGAACCGGAACCTCAGCCCGAACCGGAACCTCAGCCCGAACCGGAACCTCAGCCCGAACCGGAACCTCAGCCCGAACCGGAACCTCAGCCCGAACCGGAACCTCAGCCCGAACCGGAACCTCAGCCCGAACCGGAACCTCAGCCCGAACCGGAACCTCAGCCCGAACCGGAACCTCAGCCCGAACCGGAACCTCAGCCCGAACCGGAACCTCAGCCCGAACCGGAACCTCAGCCCGAACCGGAACCTCAGCCCGAACCGGAACCTCAGCCCCCTCAGCCCGAACCGGAACCTCAGCCCGAACCGGAACCTCAGCCGGAGCCGGAACCCTTAGCGCCGCAGTTCAGCCAATCCGAAATTGACCAAGCTGAGAAACGTTATTTATCCGAGTTAGCTACAACGCTCATGCGTCATGCCCAAGATACTTACCCAACGATGGCTAAACGTCGTAACTGGCAAGGACGGGTTATTTTGCGTTTTACCACGCGAGCGGATGGCTCTATAACGAATATAAGCGTCGTTGATAGTTCAGGCAAACAAATACTGGATGAAGCGGCTCTAAGTATTTTCACCGAACGTATGCAGATGTTTTTTAAGGCCTTTCCAGAAGAAATTCAACGCAAAGAATGGCGTCACACCGTGCCAATCGAATACAAATTACGCTAA
- the trpS gene encoding tryptophan--tRNA ligase, producing MSKPILFSGIQPSGDLMIGNYIGSIKNWVKLQDDYECLFSLVNMHAITVEQSPEELAKRSLDFVALYLASGIDPNKSTVFIQSHVPEHAELAWILNCSTYMGELNRMTQFKDKSQKHEHNINAGLFNYPVLMAADILLYQTELVPVGADQKQHLELTRDLAHRFNNRFERELFKVPEPFIAEASAGGRIMSLQDPTSKMSKSDSNKNNFIALLDDPKTILKKCKKAMTDSGDVIEYDVENKPGVSNLLTIYSVISGKPINEVIKYFEGKMYGHLKVELGELIVDYLAPIQQRFHEIREDENHLKGILKQGAERAREQAHKTLQDVQQSIGFVLP from the coding sequence ATGAGCAAACCCATCCTGTTTAGCGGCATCCAGCCTTCCGGCGACTTAATGATTGGTAACTACATTGGCTCGATCAAAAATTGGGTCAAGTTACAAGATGATTACGAATGTCTGTTTTCTTTAGTGAATATGCATGCAATCACTGTCGAACAGTCCCCCGAAGAACTGGCTAAGCGCAGTTTAGATTTTGTTGCACTCTACCTAGCCTCTGGGATTGACCCAAATAAAAGCACGGTCTTTATTCAATCGCACGTCCCCGAACACGCTGAACTAGCTTGGATTTTAAACTGCTCAACCTATATGGGCGAGCTTAACCGTATGACCCAGTTCAAAGACAAATCACAAAAACATGAGCACAATATTAATGCCGGTTTATTTAATTACCCAGTTCTGATGGCGGCGGATATTTTGCTATACCAAACCGAACTGGTTCCGGTGGGTGCGGATCAAAAACAACATCTTGAATTAACACGAGATTTAGCGCATCGATTTAATAATCGGTTTGAGCGTGAGCTATTTAAAGTACCTGAACCCTTTATTGCTGAAGCCAGTGCCGGCGGACGCATTATGAGCCTACAAGATCCGACCAGTAAGATGTCGAAATCCGACAGCAATAAAAATAACTTTATTGCTTTATTGGACGACCCTAAAACGATTCTAAAGAAGTGCAAAAAAGCCATGACTGACTCTGGTGATGTAATTGAATATGATGTTGAGAATAAGCCGGGCGTTTCAAACCTGCTAACCATCTATTCCGTCATTAGTGGTAAACCAATAAATGAAGTAATTAAATATTTTGAAGGCAAAATGTATGGTCACTTAAAAGTTGAACTGGGAGAACTCATCGTGGATTATCTCGCACCAATTCAACAACGCTTTCATGAGATTCGTGAAGATGAAAACCACTTAAAAGGCATTTTAAAACAAGGTGCAGAACGTGCTCGTGAACAAGCACATAAAACGCTACAAGATGTCCAACAAAGCATTGGATTCGTTTTACCCTAG
- a CDS encoding pyrimidine/purine nucleoside phosphorylase codes for MSANFENVTVVKQANIYFDGKVTSRVVKFNDGSRKTLGIMMPGDYEFGTDENELMEIMAGEVEILLPGETQWQTIKGGQSFEVPANAKFGIKVKSVTDYCCTYY; via the coding sequence ATGTCTGCAAACTTTGAAAATGTCACAGTCGTTAAACAAGCAAATATTTATTTTGACGGTAAGGTGACCAGTCGAGTGGTTAAGTTTAATGATGGTTCACGTAAGACCTTGGGTATTATGATGCCGGGTGATTATGAGTTTGGCACGGATGAAAATGAGTTAATGGAAATTATGGCTGGTGAAGTAGAGATTTTGTTGCCAGGTGAAACTCAGTGGCAAACCATTAAAGGCGGGCAGTCGTTTGAAGTTCCTGCAAATGCGAAATTTGGTATTAAGGTCAAATCAGTTACAGATTATTGCTGTACTTATTATTAA
- a CDS encoding DUF2798 domain-containing protein, giving the protein MIFSAKHQHVVFAFFMSFMMSAIMSFVISLINLGWVDNILSIWFQAWVMAFIVAFPVILIVGPLVRKLVSWVVKQP; this is encoded by the coding sequence ATGATTTTTTCAGCCAAACATCAGCATGTTGTGTTTGCCTTTTTTATGTCTTTTATGATGTCGGCGATTATGTCGTTTGTGATCAGTCTCATTAATTTGGGCTGGGTTGATAATATTCTATCCATCTGGTTTCAGGCTTGGGTAATGGCATTTATTGTGGCTTTCCCTGTCATCTTAATAGTGGGGCCCTTGGTAAGAAAGCTAGTTAGTTGGGTTGTGAAACAACCTTAA